A genomic window from Terriglobia bacterium includes:
- a CDS encoding amino acid permease, which yields MTEKRLELVRGLGTWSSAAIVVGTMIGTGIFLKPAEMAREGRFVSVVFAAWIVGAVLSLFGALAFAELGAAIPEAGGEYAYLRRGFSPVWGFLFGWMHSIVGRTASAASIAAGLMRFLGFLLPAVAAPLFTVHIALPGLQRWIPPYDFVFTWAQPLAVLWLALMTGINYLGVRLGGRVQVGLTLIKVFSVLIVIGVALFAPSHAAHAAPGPIWPAALDRGVFGAFLAALAAALWAYDGWEDLNLVGSEVQDPQRNFPRALVGGVAFVALVYLLFNAACLRVLPFGEVAASAHVASDVVARVAGSNAAIWITLAMAISALGSMNSSILSGARVPYAMARDGIFFRIAGGIHPKFRTPGRALVFQGVLASVMALTGTFEELTNLFIFAGWIFYGLAVVALFRLRRTEPDLPRPYRCWGYPWVPGLFVAGALALTVNLWLDRPGRSSIGLLVILAGLPFYRRWTRYQTPA from the coding sequence ATGACCGAGAAACGCCTCGAGCTTGTCCGCGGCCTGGGTACCTGGTCCTCGGCGGCCATCGTCGTGGGCACCATGATCGGCACCGGCATCTTCCTCAAGCCCGCGGAGATGGCCCGCGAGGGCCGTTTCGTCTCCGTGGTCTTTGCCGCGTGGATCGTCGGCGCGGTGCTTTCGCTCTTCGGCGCCCTCGCCTTCGCCGAACTCGGCGCGGCCATCCCGGAGGCCGGCGGCGAATACGCCTATCTGCGCCGCGGCTTCAGTCCCGTCTGGGGCTTCCTCTTCGGCTGGATGCACTCCATCGTCGGCCGCACCGCCTCCGCCGCCTCCATCGCCGCCGGCCTGATGCGCTTTCTCGGCTTTCTCCTGCCCGCCGTGGCCGCGCCGCTCTTCACCGTGCACATCGCCCTCCCGGGTCTGCAGCGCTGGATTCCGCCCTACGATTTCGTCTTCACCTGGGCCCAACCCCTGGCCGTCCTGTGGCTCGCCCTGATGACCGGCATCAACTATCTCGGCGTGCGCCTCGGCGGCCGTGTCCAGGTGGGGCTCACGCTGATCAAGGTTTTTTCCGTGCTCATCGTTATCGGCGTGGCGCTTTTCGCGCCATCCCACGCCGCACACGCCGCGCCCGGTCCCATCTGGCCCGCCGCGCTCGATCGCGGCGTCTTCGGGGCCTTCCTCGCGGCCCTGGCCGCCGCGCTGTGGGCCTATGACGGCTGGGAAGATCTGAACCTGGTGGGCTCGGAGGTGCAGGATCCGCAGCGCAATTTTCCCCGGGCCCTGGTCGGCGGCGTGGCCTTCGTCGCCCTGGTCTATCTGCTCTTCAACGCTGCTTGCCTGCGCGTGCTCCCCTTCGGCGAAGTGGCCGCCTCGGCGCACGTGGCCTCCGACGTCGTCGCCCGCGTCGCCGGCAGCAACGCCGCCATCTGGATCACCTTGGCGATGGCCATCTCCGCTCTCGGCTCCATGAACTCTTCCATCCTCAGCGGCGCCCGCGTCCCTTACGCCATGGCCCGCGACGGCATCTTCTTCCGCATCGCCGGCGGCATCCACCCCAAGTTCCGCACTCCCGGCCGCGCCCTCGTCTTTCAGGGCGTCCTGGCCAGCGTCATGGCCCTCACCGGCACCTTCGAGGAGCTGACCAACCTCTTCATTTTTGCGGGATGGATTTTCTACGGCCTTGCCGTCGTGGCTCTCTTCCGCCTGCGCCGCACCGAGCCGGACCTGCCCCGCCCCTACCGCTGCTGGGGCTATCCCTGGGTCCCCGGCCTCTTCGTCGCCGGCGCTCTGGCCCTCACCGTCAATCTCTGGCTCGACCGCCCCGGCCGCTCTTCCATCGGCCTGCTCGTAATCCTCGCCGGCCTGCCCTTCTACCGCCGCTGGACCCGCTACCAAACTCCCGCCTGA
- a CDS encoding sodium:solute symporter, giving the protein MRIHPIDLAIVVAYLLGVTSLGVYFRRGQHTVHDYFLGGRTAPWWALAFSIVATETSTLTIIGTPALSYTGNLAFLQLVFGYLLGRVLIVLLLLPGYFRGELYTAYELIEKRFGERMRSVAATTFLVTRAVAEGVRVSAIALVVSVVLGTSERLAVVLVITLTILYTFEGGMKAVIWTDVAQLLLYLTGSAVTFFVLLHRIPGGWTEVAQTAAASGHKLRFLDFSWNLSTEFTIWSGVLGGAFLTMASHGTDQTIVQRLLAARDQRDSRRALLASGVIILAQFAVFLLIGVLLFVFAQHTPLLAPGERTDRVLPLFLVREMPPGLAGLLLASILAVAMSNASGSLNSLAASSVFDFAALRGRSGDPVRFLRFSRRMTLVWGGVLLGFGLVNWGPLLKAGLTVASISFGSLLGLFLLGTLDRRATPNGALVGMFAGLAAVLAIHAFTTVAFTWYVLLGAAITYTAGAAVSRLAAPREDHPPEMGPA; this is encoded by the coding sequence ATGCGCATCCATCCCATCGATCTGGCCATCGTCGTCGCCTATCTTCTGGGCGTGACCTCCCTCGGCGTCTATTTCCGCCGCGGCCAGCACACCGTCCACGACTATTTTCTCGGCGGGCGCACCGCTCCCTGGTGGGCCCTGGCCTTCTCCATCGTGGCCACGGAAACCTCCACGCTGACCATCATCGGCACCCCGGCGCTCTCCTACACCGGCAACCTGGCCTTCCTTCAGCTCGTCTTCGGCTATCTGCTCGGCCGCGTCTTGATCGTCCTCCTGTTGCTTCCCGGCTATTTCCGCGGAGAGCTCTACACCGCCTACGAGCTCATCGAAAAGCGTTTCGGCGAACGCATGCGCTCCGTGGCTGCCACTACGTTTCTGGTCACCCGCGCCGTCGCCGAAGGCGTGCGCGTTTCGGCCATCGCCCTGGTTGTCAGCGTCGTCCTTGGCACCTCTGAGCGTCTCGCCGTAGTCCTCGTCATCACCCTCACCATCCTCTACACCTTCGAAGGCGGCATGAAAGCCGTCATCTGGACCGACGTCGCCCAGCTCCTCCTCTATCTCACCGGCTCCGCCGTCACCTTCTTCGTCCTTCTTCACCGCATTCCCGGCGGTTGGACGGAAGTCGCGCAGACCGCCGCGGCCTCCGGCCACAAGCTGCGCTTCCTCGATTTTTCCTGGAACCTCTCCACCGAATTCACCATCTGGTCCGGCGTGCTCGGCGGGGCTTTTCTCACCATGGCCAGCCACGGCACCGACCAGACCATCGTGCAGCGCCTGCTCGCCGCCCGCGATCAGCGCGACAGCCGCCGCGCCCTCCTCGCCAGCGGCGTCATCATCCTCGCGCAGTTCGCCGTATTCTTGCTCATCGGCGTGCTCCTCTTCGTTTTCGCCCAGCACACCCCGCTTCTCGCTCCCGGCGAGCGCACCGACCGCGTCCTCCCGCTCTTCCTCGTCCGCGAAATGCCCCCCGGCCTCGCCGGCCTGCTCCTCGCCTCCATCCTCGCCGTGGCCATGTCCAACGCCAGCGGCTCCCTCAACTCCCTCGCCGCTTCCAGCGTCTTCGATTTCGCCGCCCTGCGCGGCCGCTCCGGCGACCCCGTGCGCTTCCTGCGCTTCTCGCGACGCATGACCCTGGTCTGGGGCGGCGTGCTCTTGGGCTTCGGCCTGGTCAACTGGGGTCCGCTCCTCAAAGCCGGCCTCACCGTGGCTTCCATCTCTTTCGGCAGCCTGCTCGGCCTGTTTCTCCTCGGCACGCTCGACCGCCGCGCCACTCCCAACGGCGCGCTGGTTGGCATGTTCGCCGGCCTCGCCGCCGTACTCGCCATCCATGCCTTTACCACGGTCGCCTTCACGTGGTACGTCTTACTGGGCGCGGCCATTACCTACACCGCCGGCGCCGCCGTCAGCCGCCTGGCAGCCCCGCGGGAAGATCACCCGCCGGAGATGGGACCCGCATGA
- a CDS encoding PilZ domain-containing protein: MPRFACSVELEMEWGSERLRGRICDASASGMFIESADPLWVGAGFRAWLTLDQPVQVDCFVRRVEAGRGMGVSVALPEEGPRQHYQQFVQALARSEPG, translated from the coding sequence ATGCCGCGGTTTGCATGCAGCGTGGAACTGGAGATGGAGTGGGGCTCGGAGCGGCTGCGCGGGCGAATTTGCGACGCCAGCGCCAGCGGCATGTTCATCGAATCGGCGGACCCGCTGTGGGTGGGCGCGGGATTCCGTGCGTGGCTGACGCTGGACCAGCCGGTGCAGGTGGATTGCTTCGTGCGGCGGGTCGAGGCGGGGCGGGGCATGGGAGTGAGCGTGGCGCTGCCGGAAGAAGGGCCGCGCCAGCACTATCAGCAGTTTGTACAGGCGCTCGCGCGGAGCGAGCCGGGATAA
- a CDS encoding YihY/virulence factor BrkB family protein, producing the protein MSARVYRIIRRVFPRCGMISQAIAFNLFLAFFPTLLIAIAFATSPAGGRANLPELIADLTSFLPPGSQQFVEEYLIKRGPHAWKWVLVGWTGTLLAGSQVMKLVMEGIHVIYGDHERIGFWHRQFRGLVLLLVTLVPMLAASILGVLGRPLRHWLAEEFGRRSLLHNSWTVLFQVAAILLSMTALTIIYRVARPAEHGLRGVLPGAVLATLLWWFADLLLGGYVRRMQYGQVYGGLAAVIGLMVWMQLSAVVIFLGAAWNAERDSRRRKAEAHD; encoded by the coding sequence TTGAGCGCACGCGTCTACCGCATTATCCGCCGGGTCTTTCCGCGCTGCGGGATGATTTCGCAGGCCATCGCATTTAACCTGTTTCTGGCGTTTTTCCCGACGCTGCTGATCGCCATCGCCTTTGCCACCAGCCCGGCGGGGGGGCGCGCCAATCTGCCCGAGTTGATCGCCGACCTCACGAGTTTTCTTCCGCCGGGCAGCCAGCAGTTCGTGGAGGAATATCTGATCAAGCGCGGACCGCACGCATGGAAATGGGTGCTGGTGGGCTGGACGGGAACGCTGCTGGCGGGCTCGCAGGTGATGAAGTTGGTGATGGAAGGCATTCACGTGATCTACGGGGACCACGAGCGAATCGGCTTCTGGCACCGGCAATTCCGGGGACTGGTGCTGCTGCTGGTGACCCTGGTGCCGATGCTGGCGGCGTCGATCCTGGGCGTGCTGGGAAGGCCCTTGCGGCACTGGTTGGCGGAAGAGTTTGGGCGGCGCAGCCTGCTGCATAATAGCTGGACGGTGCTCTTCCAGGTCGCCGCGATCCTCCTGAGCATGACCGCGCTGACCATAATTTACCGGGTGGCGCGCCCGGCGGAGCACGGCCTGCGCGGGGTGCTGCCCGGAGCGGTGCTGGCCACGCTGCTGTGGTGGTTCGCGGACCTGCTCCTGGGCGGCTACGTGCGCAGGATGCAGTACGGGCAGGTTTATGGGGGATTGGCCGCGGTCATCGGACTGATGGTGTGGATGCAGCTCTCCGCGGTGGTGATTTTCCTGGGCGCGGCGTGGAATGCGGAGAGGGATTCGCGGCGGCGCAAGGCGGAAGCCCACGATTGA